A section of the Pseudomonadota bacterium genome encodes:
- a CDS encoding glycoside hydrolase family 5 protein: MSNVSWWTKYKRLIDRVIGVHGMKVILAYWEASNSKDGRVDNSNNWKKMWMTIDAEYGNNPMVYMEPMNEPHGYSRNALLDLYRDFRRFMTNLPAERTICDGTGYSQNVAAIGDDPRVAGCLFSFHLYHWFGSQTGEQGWTDRFNRGVGKFASRTIVTEWGSECTQGHDYSMASSDNKISYIRAMSRRINELKMGSVYWPGIRDYDDWFRIFDSSANPTTVTNQSMLERIHLSFGDTSSAGSGGFGGHSGSAGVGGGGVGGATGGAGLGASGVGGVAGVTAAGGGPAGMGSAGTAGGVAGTLGMAGVGGVAGLAGAAAGTAGGAGAAGSDAGLPAAGGAVAPDPAPRASAAIPQEQGCGCSVPGGRGRKPGWQAWLLAALGAALVVRRRRKPKEVRTGRPFLGIGGVASLRRPASAIGPRPPHRPSPSASGSLRR; the protein is encoded by the coding sequence GTGTCGAACGTCTCATGGTGGACTAAGTACAAGCGCCTCATCGACAGGGTCATCGGTGTGCACGGCATGAAGGTCATCCTGGCCTATTGGGAGGCGAGCAACTCCAAGGACGGCCGCGTCGACAATTCCAATAACTGGAAGAAGATGTGGATGACGATCGACGCCGAATACGGCAACAATCCCATGGTCTACATGGAGCCCATGAACGAGCCGCACGGCTACAGTCGGAACGCTCTGCTTGATCTCTATCGGGACTTCCGGAGATTCATGACCAACCTCCCGGCCGAACGCACGATCTGTGACGGCACCGGGTACTCACAGAACGTTGCTGCGATCGGGGATGATCCGCGCGTGGCCGGCTGCCTGTTCAGTTTCCACCTGTACCACTGGTTCGGTTCCCAAACGGGTGAACAGGGCTGGACCGATAGGTTCAATCGGGGGGTCGGCAAATTCGCCTCGCGCACGATCGTGACTGAATGGGGATCGGAATGTACCCAGGGTCATGACTACAGCATGGCGAGCAGCGATAACAAGATCAGCTATATCCGGGCGATGTCAAGGAGGATCAACGAGCTGAAGATGGGGAGCGTCTATTGGCCCGGGATCCGTGACTACGACGATTGGTTCCGCATCTTCGATAGTAGTGCCAATCCCACTACGGTCACGAACCAGTCGATGCTGGAGCGGATTCATCTGTCGTTTGGTGACACGAGCAGCGCGGGCAGCGGTGGCTTCGGCGGCCATTCCGGGAGCGCGGGCGTTGGCGGGGGTGGTGTAGGCGGAGCCACCGGTGGCGCGGGACTGGGAGCTTCCGGGGTGGGGGGCGTGGCCGGCGTCACGGCGGCGGGCGGCGGACCTGCGGGGATGGGAAGCGCGGGAACAGCCGGTGGTGTGGCAGGCACGTTGGGCATGGCGGGCGTCGGGGGAGTAGCTGGGCTCGCCGGGGCAGCGGCCGGAACAGCCGGTGGTGCGGGTGCGGCCGGTAGCGACGCAGGCCTGCCGGCAGCAGGCGGTGCTGTGGCGCCGGACCCGGCTCCCCGCGCGAGCGCGGCGATACCTCAGGAGCAGGGTTGCGGTTGCAGCGTCCCGGGTGGAAGGGGCAGGAAGCCAGGGTGGCAGGCCTGGCTGCTTGCCGCGCTCGGTGCAGCGCTTGTGGTGCGGCGGCGGCGGAAACCGAAAGAAGTAAGAACAGGACGGCCGTTTTTGGGGATTGGCGGCGTCGCTTCGCTCAGGCGGCCCGCCTCCGCAATCGGACCTCGGCCTCCGCATCGGCCCTCGCCTTCGGCCTCGGGCTCGCTCCGACGATAA